From the Lathyrus oleraceus cultivar Zhongwan6 chromosome 4, CAAS_Psat_ZW6_1.0, whole genome shotgun sequence genome, one window contains:
- the LOC127074980 gene encoding probable 1-deoxy-D-xylulose-5-phosphate synthase 2, chloroplastic has product MAFTSSFLKPSHSLLPSHRYRVSSPYHGYRNQNQSCVKASSNSGNEERTVIRKEKNGWKINFSEEKPLTPLLDTVNSPSHMKNLSTEDLEQLSAELRADIVHSVSNTGGHLSSSLGVVELSVALHHVFNTPDDKIIWDVGHQAYPHKILTGRRSKMHTIRKTSGLAGFPKRDESVHDAFGVGHSSTSISAGLGMAVARDLLGKSNNVISVIGDGAMTAGQAYEAMNNAGFVDSNLIVILNDNKQVSLPTATLNGPATPVGALSSTLSQIQASKKFRKFREAAKIITKNIGGQTHQVASKVDKYARDFISGSGSSIFEELGLYYIGPVDGHNVEDLVDIFEKVKAMPAPGPVLIHIVTEKGKGYAPAEAAADKMHGVVKFDPKTGHQFKPKPSTLAYTQYFAESLIKEAESDSKIVAIHAAMGGGTGLNYFQNRFPDRCFDVGIAEQHAVTFAAGLAAEGLKPFCAIYSSFLQRGYDQVIHDVDLQKLPVRFAMDRAGLVGADGPTHCGAFDITFMACLPNMVVMAPSDEAELMHMVATAAAIDDRPSCFRFPRGNGIGADLPLNNKGTPLEIGKGRVLVEGSRVAILGYGTMVQQCMKAAEMLRAVGVNVTVADARFCKPLDTNLIRLLAKEHEILITVEEGSIGGFGSHVSQFLSLAGLLDGPLKWRAMMLPDRYIDHGAPNDQIEEAGLSSKHILATVLSLLEMPKEALLFK; this is encoded by the exons ATGGCTTTCACTAGCTCCTTCCTTAAGCCAAGTCATTCTCTTCTTCCATCTCACAGATACAGAGTTTCAAGCCCTTACCATGGTTACAGAAACCAAAACCAG TCCTGCGTGAAGGCTTCATCAAACAGTGGTAACGAAGAAAGGACTGTTATAAGGAAAGAAAAAAATGGATGGAAGATCAATTTCTCAGAGGAGAAACCACTGACTCCATTGTTGGATACAGTTAATTCTCCATCTCATATGAAGAATCTCTCCACAGAG GATCTAGAACAGTTGTCAGCAGAACTAAGGGCGGACATTGTTCATAGTGTGTCAAACACTGGTGGGCATCTTAGCTCAAGTTTGGGAGTGGTGGAGTTATCAGTGGCTCTTCATCATGTTTTCAACACCCCTGATGACAAGATCATTTGGGATGTTGGACATCAG GCATACCCTCACAAGATTCTGACAGGTAGAAGGTCAAAGATGCACACCATTAGGAAAACATCAGGACTAGCAGGTTTTCCTAAAAGGGATGAAAGTGTTCATGATGCTTTTGGTGTAGGACACAGTTCCACAAGTATATCAGCCGGTCTTG GCATGGCAGTTGCGAGGGATTTATTGGGAAAGAGCAACAATGTGATTTCGGTGATCGGAGATGGAGCAATGACTGCAGGGCAAGCTTATGAGGCCATGAACAATGCAGGATTTGTTGATTCTAACTTGATTGTTATTCTTAATGACAACAAGCAGGTTTCTTTACCAACTGCAACACTTAATGGCCCTGCAACACCGGTTGGAGCACTTAGTAGTACTTTAAGCCAAATTCAAGCAAGCAAAAAATTCCGCAAATTTAGAGAAGCTGCAAAA ATCATCACAAAGAACAtaggaggacaaacacaccaagTTGCATCAAAAGTAGATAAGTATGCAAGAGATTTTATTAGTGGTAGCGGTTCTTCAATCTTTGAGGAGCTTGGTTTATACTACATTGGTCCTGTCGATGGTCATAACGTTGAAGATCTAGTAGACATATTTGAAAAAGTGAAAGCAATGCCAGCACCAGGTCCAGTTTTGATTCATATTGTCACAGAAAAAGGAAAGGGATATGCCCCAGCTGAAGCAGCAGCAGATAAAATGCACG GTGTTGTCAAGTTTGATCCAAAAACAGGCCACCAGTTCAAGCCAAAGCCTTCTACTCTTGCATACACACAATACTTTGCTGAATCGTTGATAAAAGAAGCTGAATCTGACAGTAAGATTGTAGCCATTCATGCAGCAATGGGTGGTGGAACTGGCCTAAACTATTTCCAGAACAGGTTTCCAGATCGTTGTTTCGATGTTGGGATAGCCGAACAACATGCTGTTACATTTGCAGCAGGGTTAGCTGCTGAAGGTCTCAAACCATTTTGTGCTATTTATTCATCGTTCCTGCAACGTGGATATGATCAGGTGATTCATGATGTTGATCTTCAAAAACTACCTGTCCGATTTGCTATGGATCGAGCTGGTTTAGTCGGCGCCGATGGACCAACTCATTGTGGAGCATTTGATATCACTTTCATGGCTTGTTTGCCAAACATGGTTGTCATGGCACCATCTGATGAAGCTGAATTGATGCACATGGTTGCAACTGCCGCAGCTATTGATGACAGACCAAGTTGCTTTAGATTTCCAAGGGGTAACGGAATTGGAGCGGATCTTCCTCTCAATAACAAAGGAACTCCACTTGAG ATTGGAAAAGGTAGAGTTCTGGTAGAAGGAAGCAGAGTTGCAATTTTGGGATATGGCACAATGGTTCAGCAATGCATGAAAGCAGCGGAAATGCTTAGAGCAGTAGGGGTTAATGTGACAGTTGCTGATGCTAGGTTTTGCAAACCTTTGGATACAAATCTCATTAGGCTACTAGCTAAAGAGCATGAAATACTCATCACTGTGGAAGAGGGTTCTATTGGTGGTTTTGGATCACATGTTTCACAGTTCTTAAGCCTAGCTGGTCTCCTTGATGGACCACTTAAG TGGAGAGCAATGATGCTTCCTGATAGATACATTGACCACGGAGCACCCAATGATCAGATTGAAGAAGCAGGTCTTTCATCAAAGCATATTCTAGCCACAGTCTTGTCCCTATTGGAAATGCCAAAGGAAGCTCTTTTGTTTAAATAA